Proteins encoded in a region of the Zea mays cultivar B73 chromosome 2, Zm-B73-REFERENCE-NAM-5.0, whole genome shotgun sequence genome:
- the LOC103646532 gene encoding Potassium transporter 1 → MALETDKRNSREAKKVGGNFQRHDSLYGDAERVSDTGYVVSECCGLDTHTYYMRQDSWARTLHLAFQCIGVIYGDIGTSPLYVYASTFTSGISNVDDLYGVLSLILYSLILLPMIKYVFIVLYANDNGDGGTFALYSLISRYAKVSLIPNQQAEDAMVSNYALETVSAPMKRAQWTKEMLESSKAAKLAIFLLTVLGTSMVISDGVLTPAISVISAVSGLQQKAPQLKQDQMVWISVAILVVLFAVQRFGTDKVGYSFAPIILLWFMFIAGIGIYNLVEYDIGVLRAFYPKYIVDYFRRNGRDAWVSLGGILLCFTGTEAMFADLGHFNIRSIQLSFSFILFPAVSLAYIGQAAFLRKHPEHVHDTFYKSIPGPMFWPTFIVAVSAAIIASQAMISGSFAIISQSQTLGCFPRVKVLHTSKLYEGQVYIPEVNFVLGLLCVVVTLAFKTTTNIGNAYGICVTAVMVITTILLAVVMLLIWRVSIWLIIPFCLVFGSIETVYLSSVLYKFKQGGYLPIVSATVLVTIMGVWHYVHVKKYWYELEHIVTNQEMQELAQAHDIKRTSGVGFLYTELVQGVPPIFPHLIEKMPFVHSVLVFVSVKHLPIPRVEVAERFRFRRVESRISKMFRCVARYGYIDTVEGAKEFSASLVEGLQSYIEEGHFMTTVEIEDTEPETTTTSITESHTRTRSSTVHIEEALRPSETTELTQPRMGSSYSAHSSGRISDEQSRAIAEEKQFVQRELQKGVVYILGETEIWAGPNSSFLKKIVVDYMYSFLRKNFRQGEKAFAIPRQQVLKVGMVYEI, encoded by the exons ATGGCTCTTGAAACGGATAAACGGAATTCTAGAGAAGCCAAGAAAGTTGGTGGAAATTTTCAGCGTCATGACTCCCTATATGGGGATGCAGAAAGAGTATCAGACACAGGATACGTTGTCTCTGAG TGCTGTGGATTAGATACTCACACTTACTACATGAGACAGGATAGTTGGGCTCGAACATTGCATTTGGCCTTCCAGTGCATTGGAGTGATATACGGCGACATAGGCACATCACCTCTGTATGTGTATGCAAGCACCTTTACAAGTGGCATCAGCAACGTTGATGATCTCTATGGAGTCCTGTCACTTATTCTTTACAGCTTAATTCTTCTACCTATGATCAAGTATGTCTTCATTGTGCTGTATGCAAATGACAATGGAGATG GTGGCACATTTGCTCTTTACTCGTTGATATCGCGGTATGCAAAAGTGAGCTTGATTCCAAATCAGCAAGCAGAGGACGCAATGGTCTCAAACTACGCCCTGGAAACCGTATCAGCCCCTATGAAGAGGGCTCAGTGGACAAAAGAGATGCTGGAAAGTAGTAAGGCTGCTAAGCTTGCAATTTTCCTCCTCACCGTGTTGGGCACCTCCATGGTTATCAGCGATGGCGTTTTGACCCCAGCAATATCTG TGATCTCTGCGGTGAGTGGTCTCCAACAAAAAGCACCTCAACTGAAACAGG ACCAAATGGTATGGATCTCTGTCGCCATTCTAGTGGTGCTGTTCGCTGTCCAGCGTTTTGGCACGGACAAAGTGGGCTACTCGTTCGCGCCCATCATTCTGCTGTGGTTCATGTTCATTGCTGGCATTGGAATCTACAACTTGGTCGAGTACGACATTGGTGTCTTGAGAGCCTTCTATCCAAAGTACATCGTGGACTACTTCAGAAGGAATGGAAGGGATGCATGGGTGTCCCTTGGCGGCATCCTTCTATGCTTTACAG GCACAGAAGCTATGTTTGCTGATCTAGGCCATTTCAACATAAGGTCGATCCAG CTCAGCTTCAGCTTCATTTTGTTCCCGGCGGTGTCGTTAGCTTATATTGGGCAAGCGGCGTTCCTTCGCAAACACCCAGAACATGTCCATGACACCTTCTACAAATCAATTCCAG GACCGATGTTCTGGCCAACCTTCATAGTAGCTGTCTCCGCTGCGATAATCGCAAGCCAGGCTATGATATCTGGCTCGTTCGCGATCATTTCGCAGTCACAGACATTGGGCTGCTTTCCAAGGGTCAAAGTACTCCACACCTCCAAACTCTACGAGGGGCAGGTGTACATTCCAGAAGTGAACTTTGTGCTTGGGTTACTCTGTGTGGTGGTGACATTGGCATTCAAGACGACGACCAACATCGGAAACGCGTATG GAATTTGTGTTACTGCTGTGATGGTTATCACAACTATCCTACTTGCAGTTGTGATGCTTCTCATATGGAGGGTGAGCATCTGGCTGATTATACCCTTCTGCCTGGTATTCGGTTCCATAGAGACTGTCTATCTTTCTTCAGTTCTATACAAGTTCAAACAGGGGGGCTACCTGCCTATTGTGAGCGCAACAGTTCTGGTGACGATCATGGGTGTTTGGCACTACGTCCATGTGAAGAAATACTGGTACGAGCTTGAGCATATAGTGACAAACCAAGAGATGCAAGAGCTGGCTCAAGCACACGACATAAAAAGGACCTCTGGGGTAGGCTTCCTCTACACAGAGCTGGTGCAGGGTGTCCCGCCAATCTTCCCCCACCTCATTGAGAAAATGCCCTTCGTTCACTCGGTCCTAGTCTTTGTCTCCGTCAAGCACCTGCCCATCCCTCGCGTCGAGGTTGCAGAGCGGTTCCGCTTCAGGAGAGTTGAATCAAGAATCTCCAAGATGTTCCGGTGCGTGGCACGGTATGGGTACATTGACACCGTAGAAGGGGCTAAGGAGTTTTCTGCCTCCCTGGTTGAAGGTCTCCAATCATATATCGAAGAAGGGCATTTTATGACAACTGTGGAGATTGAGGACACTGAGCCTGAAACAACAACAACCTCGATCACGGAGAGTCACACAAGAACACGTAGCTCCACAGTGCACATTGAGGAGGCACTGAGGCCAAGCGAAACTACAGAGCTCACCCAGCCTCGCATGGGCAGCAGCTACTCAGCACACTCGTCTGGAAGGATCAGCGATGAACAGTCCCGCGCAATTGCGGAGGAGAAACAATTTGTCCAGAGGGAGCTGCAGAAAGGAGTAGTCTATATCCTTGGAGAAACTGAAATCTGGGCAGGACCCAATTCTTCCTTTCTCAAGAAGATCGTTGTCGACTACATGTACTCGTTCCTGAGGAAGAACTTCAGGCAAGGGGAGAAGGCTTTTGCAATCCCAAGGCAGCAGGTGCTCAAAGTGGGGATGGTATATGAAATTTAA